A single genomic interval of Zunongwangia sp. HGR-M22 harbors:
- a CDS encoding DUF3341 domain-containing protein yields the protein MASKTIHAIYNDDDLLLQAVKQVREARYHIGEVFTPFPVHGLDKAIGEAPTRLAITSFLYGITGLSVAILMMNFMMVQDWPQDIGGKPSFSFITNMPSFVPIMFELTVFFAAHLMVITFYMRSRLAPFKKAENPDPRTTDDMFLMEIDATNHNVDDLTKFLYDTGAAEIKLIDNK from the coding sequence ATGGCATCAAAGACAATACACGCTATTTATAATGATGATGATCTGCTTTTACAGGCTGTAAAGCAGGTTCGTGAAGCGCGCTATCACATTGGAGAAGTCTTTACTCCTTTTCCTGTCCACGGTTTGGATAAAGCGATTGGTGAAGCTCCTACAAGACTGGCGATAACTTCTTTTTTATACGGTATTACAGGTTTATCGGTAGCCATTTTGATGATGAATTTTATGATGGTTCAAGATTGGCCTCAGGATATTGGAGGAAAACCTAGTTTTTCATTCATAACCAATATGCCATCATTTGTGCCAATTATGTTTGAGTTGACTGTATTTTTTGCGGCTCACTTAATGGTAATCACTTTTTATATGAGAAGTAGATTGGCACCTTTTAAAAAAGCTGAAAATCCAGATCCAAGAACAACTGATGATATGTTCTTAATGGAGATCGACGCAACAAATCATAACGTAGACGACCTTACAAAGTTTTTATACGATACGGGTGCTGCAGAAATTAAATTAATTGATAATAAATAG
- a CDS encoding c-type cytochrome has product MRSLFHKSIVFIIIAGFFTSCADDNDRNYQYFPDMYRPVPYEPYGSYDIFANQQEAKLPVEGSISRGWMPYDYENTPEGREDAKANLKNPLPYTEDNLTEGKALYTVYCAVCHGDKGDGQGTLVEREKILGVPSYDDPGRSITEGSVYHAMYYGLNNMGSYAVQTSIKERWQIDHYVMSLKDKLEGNPERSFQTNTITQENSENLNPAEPADEPSKEQVEGSNEEESQSEE; this is encoded by the coding sequence ATGAGAAGTTTATTTCATAAATCTATAGTCTTTATTATAATCGCAGGTTTTTTTACTTCCTGTGCAGATGATAACGATCGTAACTACCAGTATTTTCCTGATATGTATCGACCAGTTCCTTACGAGCCTTATGGGTCATACGATATTTTTGCGAATCAGCAGGAAGCTAAATTGCCGGTAGAAGGAAGCATCTCTAGAGGTTGGATGCCTTATGATTACGAAAATACACCAGAGGGAAGAGAGGATGCTAAAGCAAATTTAAAAAACCCTTTACCATATACAGAGGATAATTTAACTGAAGGTAAAGCCCTATATACTGTTTATTGTGCAGTATGTCATGGAGACAAAGGTGATGGGCAAGGAACGTTGGTAGAAAGAGAAAAAATATTGGGTGTTCCTTCTTATGATGATCCAGGTCGAAGTATTACAGAGGGAAGTGTTTACCACGCAATGTATTATGGTCTTAACAATATGGGGTCTTACGCTGTTCAAACTAGTATAAAAGAGCGTTGGCAAATAGATCATTATGTGATGAGTTTAAAAGATAAGTTAGAAGGAAATCCTGAACGTTCTTTTCAAACCAATACCATAACTCAGGAAAATTCAGAAAATCTTAATCCTGCTGAACCTGCTGATGAGCCTAGTAAAGAGCAAGTCGAAGGATCAAATGAAGAGGAATCTCAGTCTGAGGAATAA
- a CDS encoding quinol:cytochrome C oxidoreductase, which produces MYTLSSKLKLTAIILIVVGAIGLVYGFISTPSNQEELKELMASDAHGEHSSDHVEATANIEGHGAEENHHASSAEVHENETAHETEAHGEAEHGDEHMEHVLHQFQTKPWSAVFVSGFFFLMIALGALVFYAIQYVAQAGWSPVLFRVIEGITNYILPGSIIVVLIVLFAGEHFYPWQNHELVEEDVILQGKSGYLNFPFFVIRAIIYLIGWNLYRFIATRNSVAQATANTLTPYKKNFKASVFFLLFFVITETTMAWDWFMSMTPHWYSTLFAWYIFASMFVSAITVIAMVTMFLKKLGHLSFVNDSHLHDLAKFMFAFSVFWTYLWFGQFLLIWYANIPEEVTYFIIRIEEYNLLFFGMIVLNFIFPILMLINTDYKRIPWFVMMAGVLILVGHYIDIFLLVMPSTVGPYWSFGIPEIGSILFFLGLFILFVGTGLGKESLYPKGNPFLKESENYHY; this is translated from the coding sequence ATGTATACGCTTTCTAGTAAATTAAAATTAACTGCAATTATTCTAATAGTTGTTGGTGCCATAGGCTTAGTTTATGGTTTTATTTCTACACCATCCAACCAGGAAGAATTGAAGGAATTAATGGCTTCAGATGCTCACGGCGAACACAGCAGTGATCATGTTGAAGCAACGGCTAATATAGAGGGACATGGTGCTGAAGAAAACCATCATGCCAGCTCTGCTGAAGTTCACGAAAATGAAACAGCTCATGAAACAGAAGCTCACGGAGAAGCTGAGCATGGTGATGAACATATGGAGCATGTGCTTCATCAATTTCAAACCAAACCTTGGTCGGCCGTTTTTGTCTCAGGTTTCTTTTTCTTAATGATTGCATTGGGAGCTCTTGTATTTTATGCTATTCAATACGTCGCACAGGCAGGTTGGTCTCCGGTATTATTTAGAGTTATTGAGGGTATTACCAATTATATTTTACCAGGTTCGATTATCGTTGTGTTAATTGTACTTTTTGCAGGGGAGCATTTTTATCCTTGGCAAAATCATGAACTTGTTGAAGAAGATGTGATCTTGCAAGGTAAATCAGGATATCTTAATTTTCCGTTTTTCGTTATTAGAGCTATAATTTATCTAATAGGATGGAATTTATATCGATTCATTGCAACCAGAAATTCAGTAGCACAAGCTACAGCTAATACTTTAACTCCTTATAAAAAGAATTTTAAGGCTTCGGTATTTTTCCTATTGTTTTTTGTAATTACTGAAACTACGATGGCCTGGGACTGGTTTATGAGTATGACTCCGCATTGGTACAGTACACTTTTCGCATGGTACATATTCGCTAGTATGTTTGTTTCTGCGATTACTGTAATTGCCATGGTAACAATGTTCCTTAAAAAGCTTGGACATTTAAGTTTCGTAAACGATAGTCACTTGCACGATTTGGCTAAGTTTATGTTCGCTTTTAGTGTATTTTGGACCTATCTTTGGTTCGGCCAATTCTTATTAATTTGGTATGCAAATATCCCTGAAGAAGTAACTTATTTTATTATTAGAATTGAAGAATATAACTTATTATTCTTTGGTATGATCGTTTTGAATTTTATATTCCCTATTCTAATGCTGATAAATACAGATTATAAGCGTATTCCTTGGTTTGTGATGATGGCGGGAGTATTAATTTTAGTAGGACATTATATAGATATTTTCCTATTAGTTATGCCTTCTACTGTTGGACCTTACTGGTCTTTCGGTATTCCTGAAATTGGAAGTATCTTATTCTTCTTAGGCTTGTTTATATTGTTTGTAGGAACTGGTTTAGGTAAAGAATCCTTATATCCAAAGGGTAATCCTTTCCTTAAGGAAAGTGAAAATTACCATTACTAA